In the Grimontia kaedaensis genome, one interval contains:
- the cpxA gene encoding envelope stress sensor histidine kinase CpxA produces the protein MKLPTIKSLYGRIFAIFWLTLLLVLIAVLAAQNSDPRQQHTLPTAVKAEFAQLSEKVSTEVSRMHGTLKQKLIRLQKKQPDRKPVKFYFTTLDGELLERGHHGGSRMLKNFTSLADDPEDPMQRLYGKWMLAGPFLIDDGSEQALMYVGKLWRDKPPFYVQILDRPFQLLLVTMVVSTPLLLWLAWAVTRPARRLQAAAERVGEGRFETDPSLEKGPREFVQAGASFNQMVTALNQMISGQQRLLSDISHELRSPLTRLRMANALAIRKQGESTDLTRIDTEAERMEQMIADLLSLSRMQLNSHAEREEFTLKELWETLLQDAEFEAGESGKILVYNTIPEAKIEGNGNLLCSALENVVRNAIKYADAKVDVVFSLSGRELTVKVSDDGEGVPEEMLDDIFRPFYRVSTARDRQSGGTGLGLAITDSAMRQHNGSAKATLNSLGGLTVCLTLKAFH, from the coding sequence ATGAAGCTGCCGACCATTAAAAGTCTTTATGGCCGTATCTTTGCCATTTTCTGGCTGACGCTTTTGTTGGTGTTGATTGCAGTATTGGCCGCACAAAACAGCGACCCACGCCAGCAACATACCTTGCCGACAGCGGTGAAGGCTGAGTTTGCACAGCTTTCAGAAAAAGTATCGACTGAGGTGTCCCGTATGCATGGGACACTGAAACAAAAGCTGATAAGGCTGCAAAAGAAACAACCAGACCGTAAGCCCGTGAAGTTTTACTTCACCACACTTGATGGCGAATTATTGGAAAGAGGTCATCATGGTGGCAGCAGGATGCTGAAAAACTTCACATCGCTGGCTGACGACCCAGAAGACCCGATGCAACGCCTTTATGGAAAGTGGATGCTGGCAGGCCCTTTTTTGATTGATGATGGCAGCGAACAGGCGTTGATGTATGTCGGTAAGCTCTGGCGTGATAAACCGCCGTTTTACGTACAAATCCTCGACAGACCATTTCAATTGCTTCTGGTAACCATGGTGGTGAGTACACCACTACTTCTATGGTTGGCCTGGGCAGTGACCCGACCCGCGCGCCGCTTACAGGCAGCGGCTGAACGTGTAGGTGAAGGGCGATTTGAAACTGACCCGTCCCTTGAAAAAGGGCCACGCGAGTTCGTGCAGGCCGGTGCAAGCTTCAATCAAATGGTGACAGCACTGAATCAAATGATCAGTGGGCAGCAGCGATTACTATCAGATATCTCCCATGAGCTACGCTCTCCTCTGACCCGACTGCGAATGGCCAATGCACTTGCGATTCGAAAGCAGGGCGAAAGCACGGATTTAACGCGTATTGATACCGAAGCCGAACGTATGGAGCAGATGATCGCTGACTTGCTTTCGCTGTCCCGTATGCAGCTCAACAGCCATGCCGAACGGGAAGAATTTACCCTTAAGGAGCTTTGGGAAACCTTGTTGCAGGACGCTGAATTTGAGGCAGGGGAGAGTGGAAAAATACTGGTGTACAACACGATTCCTGAGGCGAAAATTGAAGGCAATGGAAACCTCTTGTGCAGCGCATTGGAAAATGTGGTGCGTAACGCCATCAAATACGCGGACGCCAAAGTGGATGTGGTGTTTTCTCTCTCTGGCCGTGAGTTAACGGTAAAGGTCAGTGATGATGGTGAAGGCGTACCCGAAGAAATGTTGGATGACATTTTCCGTCCGTTTTACCGGGTCTCGACGGCGCGTGACAGACAAAGCGGCGGTACTGGATTAGGGCTTGCAATCACAGACAGTGCAATGCGTCAGCACAACGGCAGTGCAAAAGCGACGCTGAACAGCCTAGGCGGTTTGACTGTTTGCTTAACACTGAAGGCGTTTCACTGA
- a CDS encoding DUF3135 domain-containing protein — translation MKTLPSFDELKALAENDPQALEALRIEMSEEIIESASESMQPKLRAQMSHINRVISSGKNPNHVNALLMKELMRQFDRFSTAINNPQALTERSATVTTLHPKRNEATVAIEG, via the coding sequence ATGAAAACGTTGCCTTCATTTGACGAATTAAAAGCGTTAGCAGAAAACGATCCGCAAGCACTGGAAGCGCTGAGGATTGAAATGAGCGAAGAGATCATCGAGAGCGCCAGCGAGAGTATGCAGCCAAAGCTACGTGCACAGATGAGCCACATCAACCGAGTAATCTCATCAGGGAAAAACCCAAACCATGTGAATGCGTTGTTGATGAAAGAGTTGATGCGTCAGTTTGACCGCTTCTCAACCGCCATCAATAACCCACAAGCTTTAACTGAGCGAAGCGCAACCGTCACTACATTGCACCCGAAACGTAACGAAGCAACCGTTGCGATTGAAGGCTAA
- a CDS encoding methyl-accepting chemotaxis protein, with amino-acid sequence MSANKMTIKQRLTMFVALVCGIQILVGAFVFYKLAYIESHVQGVAHIDIPVLESLSKATEHQVEQRVHYNKAFRYALEIGKEPNAQENYDKEKAYFYDLGAKVGEDWTKIETLLADGAANGTAEEQVAFAGASVKLADVEALHSKWMIHVEDVFKELDGRHYHEAEVLDVVVGEEAETTTKMVDSLLTDVGKFTEAAVIDIEEKAVVLEFVVIASVIVALIVAIIMSKMILNRIYEGLNKVSAALSVQADGDFSKPTVVDEPGIIGELQKNLEGTRQSTNGMIAKVAQEVSDAVNLLDEAAQAVKRNSDAQSGEILQVATAVNEMSATAQEIANNATQTQQATEEASGKSSECMRINDEAVSQTQQLIESLTQSSAALTELEKNSANITSVLDVIKGIAEQTNLLALNAAIEAARAGEQGRGFAVVADEVRSLAQRTHDSTSEIETMIAQLTSVTKEAVDTMQQSCEMGDKTIELSHQSADFLNQSSEATSRVTDMNLQVASAADEQNGVVEEVNVNVTKISEMANESAHQVAGLVNATDKLNVIAKNLRVSVGMAS; translated from the coding sequence ATGTCAGCAAACAAAATGACGATTAAACAGCGTCTAACTATGTTCGTCGCTCTAGTGTGCGGAATACAAATTCTTGTTGGGGCTTTTGTTTTCTATAAATTGGCTTACATTGAAAGCCATGTTCAAGGGGTTGCACATATAGATATTCCTGTACTTGAATCCCTCAGTAAGGCAACTGAGCATCAAGTCGAGCAACGTGTCCATTACAACAAAGCCTTCAGATACGCGCTTGAGATCGGCAAGGAACCCAATGCGCAGGAAAACTACGACAAAGAAAAAGCCTATTTTTATGATTTAGGAGCGAAAGTCGGAGAAGACTGGACAAAAATCGAAACGCTGTTGGCCGATGGTGCCGCCAACGGTACCGCTGAAGAGCAAGTTGCATTCGCCGGAGCGAGCGTCAAACTCGCCGATGTAGAAGCTTTACATTCCAAGTGGATGATTCACGTCGAAGACGTATTTAAAGAGCTTGATGGGCGCCATTACCACGAAGCGGAAGTCCTTGATGTGGTGGTGGGTGAGGAAGCAGAGACAACCACAAAAATGGTCGACAGCTTGTTGACTGACGTGGGGAAGTTCACTGAAGCCGCTGTTATCGATATTGAAGAAAAGGCTGTTGTCTTAGAGTTCGTTGTCATCGCTTCTGTGATTGTTGCGCTGATAGTCGCCATTATCATGTCTAAGATGATTCTCAACCGGATTTATGAAGGCTTGAATAAGGTATCTGCGGCACTTTCTGTACAAGCAGATGGTGATTTCAGCAAACCCACCGTGGTGGATGAGCCCGGCATTATCGGCGAGTTGCAGAAGAACCTCGAAGGTACCCGTCAAAGCACCAATGGCATGATTGCCAAAGTCGCGCAGGAAGTTTCTGATGCAGTAAATCTGTTGGATGAGGCGGCACAGGCTGTGAAGCGAAACTCCGATGCGCAAAGCGGAGAGATCTTGCAAGTCGCTACAGCAGTCAACGAAATGTCAGCGACGGCGCAGGAAATTGCCAACAACGCCACTCAAACTCAGCAAGCAACAGAAGAAGCCTCGGGCAAATCATCTGAATGTATGCGCATCAATGATGAAGCGGTCAGCCAAACCCAGCAACTGATTGAAAGTCTGACGCAAAGCAGTGCGGCGCTGACAGAGCTGGAGAAAAACAGTGCCAATATCACCTCTGTTTTGGACGTGATTAAAGGAATTGCCGAGCAAACTAACTTGTTGGCGCTGAACGCAGCCATTGAGGCGGCGCGTGCCGGTGAACAAGGGCGTGGTTTTGCTGTTGTGGCAGACGAAGTACGAAGCCTTGCACAGCGTACCCATGATTCGACATCAGAGATTGAAACCATGATTGCCCAGCTCACCAGCGTGACCAAAGAGGCTGTGGACACCATGCAGCAAAGCTGCGAAATGGGTGACAAAACCATCGAACTCTCTCACCAATCAGCAGATTTCCTGAACCAATCTAGTGAGGCGACGTCCCGCGTTACTGACATGAATCTTCAGGTTGCCAGTGCCGCAGATGAACAAAACGGGGTGGTGGAGGAAGTTAACGTGAACGTCACCAAGATAAGCGAAATGGCCAATGAAAGTGCTCATCAGGTAGCAGGATTGGTCAATGCTACGGACAAGCTTAATGTGATTGCGAAAAACCTGCGTGTCTCGGTAGGTATGGCTTCGTGA
- a CDS encoding DHA2 family efflux MFS transporter permease subunit, translating to MTANSDISPQPMEAGSARLMVTLAVMLSAIMVLLDMTIANVSLPHMMGALGVTSEQVTWVLTSYSMAEAICIPLASYLSLKFGVRKLLLVSVAGFITTSALCGQADTLTEMIIFRIMQGAFGAAVIPLSQSIMVQIYPKEERGKAMALFSVGVLLGPILGPTVGGLITENMDWRWIFYVNVPVGALCLSLLYFFVHLDGRGKTTVDWPLVFGMAIGIGLLQMVLERGNEDGWFSSNTILFSLVIAVLAWAFFLIRSFRTKGEIAPMWLLKDRNLLLSCIVMTGFSMGMFGITQLQPMMLEQLLNYPVDTTGFVMAPRGLASAIVLLSISRIIDRLDPRMLIVIGLVLNGIGSFMMMRYSLDIDIYWVLLPSIIQGAGMGLVFAPLSQLAYATLAPNHAVGGAVVFNLCRTLGGSFGISIVNTYFSRIQQKEWNSLGGGITPENPVVQQFAAAQGQSVTDPGFIATVTNMLHQQSTLLAFVYTFGFIMVSYFFLVPLLALFKKGEKREGGLPGGH from the coding sequence ATGACAGCCAACAGTGATATTTCTCCACAGCCGATGGAGGCCGGCAGTGCGAGGTTGATGGTCACTTTGGCGGTAATGCTCTCCGCCATCATGGTATTGCTGGACATGACTATCGCCAATGTGTCGCTGCCGCATATGATGGGCGCGCTGGGTGTGACCTCTGAGCAGGTAACCTGGGTGTTGACCTCTTATTCCATGGCAGAAGCGATATGCATTCCGCTGGCGAGCTATCTCAGCCTGAAATTTGGTGTGCGTAAGCTGCTTTTGGTATCGGTGGCGGGCTTCATCACCACATCGGCGCTTTGCGGCCAGGCGGACACCCTGACGGAAATGATCATTTTCCGCATCATGCAGGGCGCGTTTGGGGCAGCCGTCATCCCGCTATCTCAATCCATCATGGTCCAGATCTATCCTAAGGAAGAGCGTGGTAAAGCGATGGCGCTCTTTTCTGTCGGCGTTTTATTAGGTCCCATTCTTGGCCCAACCGTCGGTGGCTTGATCACCGAGAACATGGACTGGCGCTGGATTTTCTACGTAAACGTGCCTGTTGGGGCTTTGTGCCTGTCATTGCTGTATTTTTTTGTACACCTGGATGGCCGGGGTAAAACTACTGTCGACTGGCCGTTGGTATTTGGCATGGCCATCGGTATTGGGCTTTTGCAGATGGTGCTTGAGCGCGGTAATGAGGATGGCTGGTTTAGTTCAAACACGATCTTGTTCTCTTTGGTCATTGCTGTACTGGCCTGGGCGTTTTTCCTGATACGCTCGTTCCGCACCAAAGGCGAAATCGCGCCAATGTGGCTACTCAAAGACAGGAACCTATTGCTGTCTTGTATTGTGATGACGGGTTTTTCGATGGGCATGTTCGGTATCACCCAACTGCAGCCGATGATGCTTGAGCAACTGTTGAATTACCCAGTGGATACCACGGGCTTTGTGATGGCGCCGCGGGGGCTTGCATCCGCCATTGTGCTGCTCTCTATCTCCCGGATTATCGACCGTTTGGATCCGCGAATGCTGATAGTGATTGGACTGGTTCTGAATGGTATCGGCAGCTTTATGATGATGCGCTACTCACTTGATATCGATATTTATTGGGTGCTGCTGCCAAGCATTATTCAGGGGGCTGGAATGGGCTTGGTATTTGCGCCACTGAGCCAACTGGCATACGCGACACTCGCGCCAAATCATGCGGTGGGCGGGGCGGTGGTGTTTAATCTTTGCCGTACTTTGGGTGGTTCATTCGGTATCTCTATCGTGAACACGTATTTCAGCCGTATCCAGCAAAAAGAGTGGAACTCTCTGGGTGGTGGGATCACGCCCGAAAACCCGGTGGTTCAGCAATTTGCGGCCGCGCAGGGACAGTCGGTCACGGATCCGGGGTTTATTGCGACGGTGACCAATATGCTTCACCAGCAATCGACGTTGCTCGCGTTCGTTTACACCTTCGGATTTATCATGGTGTCGTACTTCTTTTTAGTGCCTTTATTGGCGCTGTTCAAAAAAGGCGAGAAACGGGAAGGTGGTTTGCCGGGCGGCCATTGA
- a CDS encoding HlyD family secretion protein, producing the protein MTEQKKFPIKNLVILAGVAAILVIAAYFYIRHQEQYPSTDDAYVHGHILYIAPQISGQLTEVNVVDFDHVDKGQVIARINPAPYQARVEQAKAGYENAVAANKATSDAIVGASAQIQSASAQLNDVEEKYRRNMALVERGVLPKQSGDDLKAELAAAKNNLDAARARMSQLISEQGASGTEAPAVRQAAAALSEASLNLSYTTIIAPTSGTLGDVKVRPGSVVAPGQSLMPMIEDNSFWVEANYKEDALGYIQPDMTATIVLDMYSDVTFKGVVQAISPASGTSFSLLPPENATGNWVKVPQRFPVRLTITREADEPPLRVGASAIVTIDTLAKAKANDSQQ; encoded by the coding sequence ATGACGGAGCAAAAAAAATTCCCTATTAAAAATCTCGTCATTCTGGCTGGAGTTGCGGCGATACTGGTAATTGCAGCCTATTTCTACATTCGCCATCAAGAGCAGTATCCCAGCACTGATGATGCCTATGTGCATGGACACATTCTTTATATCGCGCCTCAAATAAGTGGCCAACTGACGGAAGTCAACGTGGTCGATTTTGACCATGTCGATAAGGGGCAGGTGATTGCCCGCATCAACCCTGCGCCCTATCAAGCCAGAGTCGAGCAGGCGAAGGCTGGATACGAAAACGCAGTGGCAGCTAACAAAGCAACCAGCGATGCGATTGTCGGTGCGAGTGCGCAAATCCAATCTGCCTCGGCACAGCTGAATGATGTTGAGGAGAAATATCGCCGCAATATGGCGCTGGTGGAGCGTGGCGTGCTACCAAAACAGTCCGGTGATGATTTAAAAGCGGAACTGGCAGCGGCGAAAAACAACCTCGATGCCGCGCGGGCGAGAATGTCACAGTTGATTAGTGAGCAGGGCGCATCCGGCACCGAGGCTCCTGCTGTTCGTCAAGCTGCGGCAGCTTTATCGGAAGCCTCGCTGAATCTCTCCTATACCACAATTATTGCGCCGACTTCCGGCACGCTGGGGGATGTGAAAGTGCGTCCGGGCAGTGTGGTTGCGCCGGGACAGTCCTTAATGCCGATGATTGAGGATAACTCCTTCTGGGTGGAGGCCAATTACAAAGAAGATGCGCTGGGTTATATCCAACCTGATATGACGGCCACGATCGTGTTGGATATGTACTCTGATGTGACCTTTAAAGGCGTGGTGCAGGCGATTTCGCCGGCAAGTGGTACCTCTTTTTCCTTGTTGCCGCCGGAAAATGCCACCGGTAACTGGGTGAAAGTGCCGCAACGATTTCCGGTGAGATTGACCATCACGAGAGAGGCTGACGAGCCACCACTGCGGGTTGGGGCAAGCGCGATAGTAACCATTGATACCCTTGCAAAGGCGAAAGCCAATGACAGCCAACAGTGA
- a CDS encoding tRNA (cytidine(34)-2'-O)-methyltransferase, which produces MFHIALHEPQIAPNTGNIIRLAANTGCKLHLIEPLGFNFEEKKLRRAGLDYHDLTNVTRYPDYATFLKAMGERRIFACTTKGSRPHSDVNYQADDVFLFGSETSGLPDDVRNAFSPDHRIRVPMVPDSRSLNLANSVSVICYEAWRQLGFEGGL; this is translated from the coding sequence ATGTTTCACATTGCGCTTCATGAACCCCAGATTGCCCCGAACACCGGCAACATCATTCGTCTCGCGGCTAACACAGGCTGCAAACTCCATTTGATTGAACCACTGGGTTTTAACTTCGAAGAGAAGAAACTGCGCCGTGCTGGGCTCGATTATCACGACCTGACCAATGTCACCCGTTATCCTGACTACGCGACCTTTCTGAAAGCCATGGGCGAGCGCCGTATTTTTGCCTGCACGACGAAAGGCAGCCGCCCACATTCTGACGTAAACTATCAAGCAGACGACGTGTTTCTGTTTGGATCTGAGACAAGCGGCCTGCCAGATGATGTCCGCAATGCTTTTTCCCCAGATCACCGTATCCGCGTTCCTATGGTGCCGGACAGCCGCAGCTTGAATCTGGCAAATTCGGTATCGGTGATTTGCTATGAAGCATGGCGCCAGCTTGGCTTTGAGGGCGGGCTCTAA
- the glpX gene encoding class II fructose-bisphosphatase: MKRDLAMAFSRVTEGAALAGYKWLGRGDKNAADGAAVEVMRVLLNKTDIEGEIVIGEGEIDEAPMLYIGEKVGLGGDAVDIAVDPIEGTRMTAMGQSNALAVLAAGEKGTFLKAPDMYMEKLVVGPEAKGVINIELPLRDNLINIAKALGKSLDELVVTTLAKPRHDDTIREMQQMGIKVFAIPDGDVAASILTCMPDSEVDVMYGIGGAPEGVVSAAVIRALGGDMNGRLLPRHDVKEDNEENRRMGELEIERCKEMGIETNVRLKMEDVASSDNVIFSATGITKGDLLEGITRKGNIATTETLLIRGKCRTIRRIKSIHYLDRKDDAVKANIL, translated from the coding sequence ATGAAACGCGATTTAGCGATGGCTTTTTCACGCGTCACAGAAGGCGCAGCACTGGCGGGTTACAAGTGGCTTGGCCGCGGTGACAAAAATGCCGCTGATGGCGCTGCCGTAGAAGTGATGCGCGTTTTGCTGAACAAAACCGACATTGAAGGTGAAATTGTTATCGGTGAAGGCGAAATCGACGAAGCGCCAATGCTATACATCGGTGAGAAAGTGGGACTGGGTGGCGACGCGGTAGATATCGCGGTTGACCCAATCGAAGGCACCCGTATGACGGCAATGGGTCAGTCCAACGCGCTGGCTGTATTGGCAGCAGGCGAGAAAGGCACCTTCCTGAAAGCCCCAGACATGTACATGGAAAAACTGGTGGTTGGCCCTGAAGCAAAAGGCGTGATCAACATTGAACTGCCGCTTCGCGACAACCTGATCAACATTGCCAAGGCACTTGGTAAATCGCTGGATGAGCTGGTTGTCACGACGCTGGCGAAGCCACGTCACGACGACACCATCCGCGAAATGCAGCAAATGGGCATCAAGGTCTTCGCGATTCCTGACGGCGACGTTGCAGCGTCTATCCTGACCTGTATGCCAGACAGTGAAGTGGATGTGATGTACGGCATCGGCGGCGCACCGGAAGGTGTGGTGTCTGCCGCGGTTATCCGCGCACTGGGCGGTGACATGAATGGCCGCCTTCTTCCTCGCCATGATGTGAAAGAAGACAACGAAGAAAACCGCCGCATGGGTGAACTGGAAATCGAGCGCTGCAAAGAGATGGGCATCGAAACCAATGTCCGTCTGAAGATGGAAGACGTGGCGAGCAGCGACAATGTGATTTTCTCAGCGACAGGCATCACCAAAGGCGATCTGCTGGAAGGCATCACCCGCAAAGGCAACATCGCGACCACAGAGACCCTACTTATTCGCGGTAAGTGCCGCACTATCCGTCGTATCAAGTCTATCCATTATCTGGATCGTAAAGACGACGCAGTGAAAGCAAACATCCTGTAA
- a CDS encoding ferredoxin--NADP reductase gives MATWIKAEVIENRRWSKDLFSLVLDANVSPFTAGQFTKLGLEIDGKIIQRAYSFVNPPNSKYTEIYATRVADGLLSPRLHELETGDSVLITQEASGFFTLEEIPEGEDLWMLSTGTAIGPFLSILQEDEVWQRFRKVVLVHAVRFSADLSYQAEINELKQKRSDQIIVQPFVSREPKAGALSGRITHALEDGLLERVVGLNITQEKSQVMLCGNPQMVKDVRAILIEKGLEKNLRRKPGNITTEQYW, from the coding sequence ATGGCTACTTGGATCAAAGCGGAAGTTATTGAAAATCGTCGCTGGAGTAAAGATCTGTTCAGCCTCGTCCTCGACGCCAATGTCTCTCCCTTTACCGCAGGGCAATTTACTAAGCTCGGTTTGGAAATTGACGGCAAAATTATTCAACGCGCTTACTCTTTTGTTAATCCTCCTAACAGCAAATATACTGAAATTTACGCCACACGCGTGGCGGACGGTTTGCTCTCTCCCCGCTTACATGAACTGGAAACCGGTGATTCGGTGTTGATCACTCAGGAAGCCAGCGGATTTTTCACATTGGAGGAAATTCCTGAAGGCGAAGATTTATGGATGTTGTCCACTGGCACCGCTATTGGTCCCTTCTTGTCTATTTTGCAAGAAGACGAAGTTTGGCAACGTTTTCGAAAAGTTGTGTTGGTACATGCAGTACGTTTTTCTGCTGATCTTAGCTATCAAGCAGAAATTAACGAGCTCAAGCAAAAACGCAGCGATCAAATCATCGTACAACCTTTCGTCAGCCGTGAGCCTAAGGCTGGTGCACTGTCCGGACGCATTACACACGCGCTCGAAGATGGTCTGCTAGAGCGGGTTGTCGGGCTGAATATAACCCAAGAGAAGAGTCAGGTGATGCTTTGCGGTAACCCTCAGATGGTTAAAGATGTTCGCGCAATCTTGATAGAAAAAGGGTTAGAGAAGAACCTCCGCCGTAAGCCTGGTAACATTACCACCGAACAATATTGGTGA
- a CDS encoding 5-carboxymethyl-2-hydroxymuconate Delta-isomerase, which produces MPHIVMEYSDPVSERVSVGQLLEDLHQTAIGSGIFDVSDVKSRAYACHDWLVADKDDQENFIHVTLWLLDGRDEEQKRNLSHAFIDVMQQHAPEVASLSVDVRDMDRRWYAKVKR; this is translated from the coding sequence ATGCCCCATATTGTCATGGAGTACAGTGATCCGGTTTCAGAGCGGGTCAGCGTTGGCCAGCTCTTGGAAGATCTGCATCAGACAGCGATTGGCAGCGGTATTTTCGATGTCAGTGACGTTAAGTCACGAGCCTATGCCTGCCATGATTGGTTGGTTGCGGATAAGGATGATCAGGAAAACTTCATCCACGTCACCTTGTGGCTGTTAGATGGACGTGATGAAGAGCAAAAGAGAAACCTCAGCCATGCATTTATAGACGTGATGCAACAGCATGCGCCGGAAGTGGCAAGTCTAAGTGTGGATGTCAGGGATATGGACAGGCGCTGGTACGCGAAGGTAAAACGCTAG
- the tpiA gene encoding triose-phosphate isomerase, with protein sequence MRRPLVMGNWKLNGSKAMVADLIKGLDAQLAGVEGVDAAIAPPVMYLDLAEQLLGKAESKILLGSQNVDVNASGAFTGDISPEMLKDFGATHIIIGHSERRDYHAESDEYVAKKFAFLKEHGLVPVLCIGESEAQNEAGETVAVCARQLDAVINTQGVEALNGAVIAYEPIWAIGTGKAATAEDAQRIHAEIRAHIAAKSEEVAKNVVIQYGGSVKPENAEAYFAQPDIDGALVGGAALNAESFAAIAKAAAVAKA encoded by the coding sequence ATGCGCCGTCCATTGGTAATGGGTAACTGGAAACTGAACGGCAGTAAAGCCATGGTAGCAGATCTGATCAAAGGTCTGGACGCACAACTTGCTGGCGTTGAAGGTGTTGACGCAGCAATTGCACCACCAGTGATGTACCTAGATCTGGCAGAGCAGCTGCTGGGCAAAGCAGAAAGCAAAATCCTGCTGGGCTCTCAGAACGTTGACGTTAACGCTAGCGGCGCGTTCACTGGCGACATTTCTCCGGAAATGCTGAAAGACTTCGGTGCAACTCACATCATCATCGGTCACTCAGAGCGTCGTGATTACCACGCAGAATCTGACGAGTACGTAGCGAAGAAATTTGCATTCCTGAAAGAACACGGTCTGGTTCCTGTTCTGTGTATCGGTGAATCTGAAGCACAAAACGAAGCTGGCGAAACCGTTGCAGTGTGTGCACGTCAACTTGACGCTGTGATCAACACTCAAGGTGTTGAAGCACTGAACGGCGCTGTTATCGCGTACGAACCAATCTGGGCAATCGGTACCGGTAAAGCAGCGACTGCTGAAGATGCACAACGCATCCACGCTGAAATCCGCGCGCACATCGCAGCGAAGAGCGAAGAAGTGGCGAAGAACGTTGTTATCCAATACGGCGGTTCTGTTAAGCCTGAGAACGCAGAAGCGTACTTCGCTCAACCAGACATCGACGGTGCACTGGTTGGTGGCGCAGCACTGAACGCAGAAAGCTTTGCAGCTATCGCAAAAGCAGCGGCGGTAGCAAAAGCGTAA
- a CDS encoding helix-turn-helix transcriptional regulator, whose amino-acid sequence MKTVDKILHKIKREGAVSARVLADEMGLTTMGIRQHLQAMEDEGLLDFSDIRVKVGRPTRHWSLTAEGHRRFADSHGDLAISVIDSVESLFGEAGLKKVIQQREEKTLQHYRDALKDCHNLKAKLETLAYLRESEGYMAELQEIDDGFLLIENHCPICQAAKRCPALCKSEKNIFRTVLGNEYQVTREEHIIEGQRRCTYKVQARE is encoded by the coding sequence ATGAAAACAGTCGATAAAATCCTGCACAAGATAAAACGTGAAGGCGCAGTGAGTGCGCGAGTGTTGGCAGATGAAATGGGCTTAACCACCATGGGCATCCGCCAGCACCTTCAGGCCATGGAAGACGAAGGCCTGTTGGATTTTAGTGATATTCGCGTCAAAGTCGGCCGCCCAACCCGCCATTGGTCGCTGACTGCAGAAGGTCATCGCCGCTTTGCCGATAGTCACGGCGATCTCGCTATTTCAGTGATCGACTCAGTAGAGTCTTTGTTTGGCGAAGCAGGCCTTAAGAAAGTCATTCAGCAACGGGAAGAAAAAACGTTGCAGCATTACCGCGACGCGCTCAAAGATTGCCACAATTTAAAGGCTAAACTTGAAACCTTGGCGTATCTTAGAGAGAGCGAAGGTTACATGGCCGAGCTGCAGGAAATCGATGACGGTTTCTTGTTAATCGAAAACCACTGTCCTATCTGCCAGGCCGCCAAGCGTTGTCCGGCATTGTGTAAATCAGAAAAGAATATCTTCCGAACCGTACTGGGTAACGAGTATCAGGTCACGCGCGAAGAGCACATCATAGAAGGGCAGCGTCGTTGTACATATAAAGTTCAAGCACGAGAGTAA